The Cryptomeria japonica chromosome 2, Sugi_1.0, whole genome shotgun sequence region GCTCTACCATTCAGCACTTTGCAGCTCCAACACAAATATAATGCATTCAACTTTCACATAATTTAAATTTTTCCATAACCTATTTACTtcaaattttaatataattatacaCTAATCATAAAAACACATAAATATACAAAATTCTTTTGATACAAAAATAAGACGAAACATTCATTAAATAAAGATTCAAAATGTAAATTAACATTAACAGAATACAATTATATTCAATATCCCAATTAGGTCACTTATTACATATGCTAAACCTAAGATAAACCCAAATAGACATGATTGCTATTACCCCAATAGTTTTTAACCAGTTGGAAACATCTGAGTGCCGGCTTGCATTCTCAGAGAAGGAATGGCAAAAAGGCTCTCTTTCCTATTAAGGGAAGTTCCAAAGGCTTCAGTCATGTTCAATTTAGCAGGATCTCCTTCACTTCTCCAGTCAAAGCAATGCATGAGTTGAGCCAATGCAAGCTCCATAGTACCTAAAGCCATTGCAGCCCCTGGGCATCCCCTTCTTCCAGATCCAAATGGAAGCATCTCAAAATCGCGCCCTTTTATATCAATATCTTTACCCATAAATCTCTCAGGTTTGAATGTTAAAGGATCTTTCCATATAGCTGGGTCTCTTCCAATTGCCCAGACATTAACCACAAGCCTTGTTTTCTTGGGTATGACAAACCTCTGAGCCCCCACAATGCAAGTTTCTGTAGATTCATGAGGCAGCAACAATGGCCCTGGAGGATATAATCTCAAGGACTCTTTAATCACACACTGCAGGTATTCCATGCCACCAAGATCAGATTCTCTTACAGGGCGGTCCTTCCCTACCACAGACTCAATTTCTTGCTGCAGCTTCTTCGCAATGTGAGGGTTTCTCACCATCTCACTCATACTCCATTCTAAAGAAGTAGCTGTTGTCTCTAGTCCTGCGATGAACAGAACCTGCACACAcaaaattttccattaaatcaacaTACTCTGgccataaataattattattgtggTCAATACATCAGATCTGAGACCTAAACCGCAGGTATTTTGACCAGAACGCGCCTATTCTTTAAAGCTATTCCTTTAAAATTAGGGTTTAAAAATAAAAGCAGAATGGGCAGAGGAGCGCACAAAAATAATGGATTTAATATCAGTGATAGTCATATCACCGCTCTCAGCCATTTCTAGAAGCACATCAAGAATGTCTTTCACAGCTGCAGTCTGCGATTGCCTCAAATTGACATGTTCATCTATTATTTTTTGCATAACTGCGTCAAAAAATGCGTGAGCATTTTTCATCCTTTTCTTGATACCCTGCAAGTCCATCCAGTCTATGTAAGGAATAAAGTCTCCAATATTAATTGCCGCAATTGTACCAGTAACCTCATGTACCATAGCTCTGAATTCTTTCTCTCTGCCGACCAAATCTTCATCAGAAAATTTAGTACCAGCCAAAATTCGCCAAATAATAGCAGAAGTAAGCGATGTTAAAGCCTTGCTAACATTTACAGCAACGGCCCCGTGCCTACTGTTTTCCCAAATAGAACTTATCGCTGCAGAAACCTCTTCCTCTCTAACAAATCTAAAGGATTCCAATCTTTTCGCACTGAGCAGTTCTGTGACACATATCCTTCTAACCAACCTCCAGTATGCGCCATAAGGAGCCAGAGCCAGGCCCTTGTAATTATAAGCCAAGTACTTTCCCGCTGCGGATGGAGATCTGCTAGCAAAAGCCAAATCGTGATTTTTGAGGAACTCTTTGGCCATTTCAGGGGAAGAAACAACAATTGCAGGAAAATAGCCGAGCTGTAAAGACATGATGGGGCCATATTTTTTGGCAAGCTCTTCAAGGGAACGATGGGGAAGCTTTCCCAGCTGGTGGAGATTTCCTATG contains the following coding sequences:
- the LOC131035266 gene encoding cytochrome P450 750A1 gives rise to the protein MIFYHKTKRRLQYLLNSNSSVPSSGGTGEGEDIMGAITPFAILLFFLCLFYIYRRRNCSSRLPTGPFAWPLIGNLHQLGKLPHRSLEELAKKYGPIMSLQLGYFPAIVVSSPEMAKEFLKNHDLAFASRSPSAAGKYLAYNYKGLALAPYGAYWRLVRRICVTELLSAKRLESFRFVREEEVSAAISSIWENSRHGAVAVNVSKALTSLTSAIIWRILAGTKFSDEDLVGREKEFRAMVHEVTGTIAAINIGDFIPYIDWMDLQGIKKRMKNAHAFFDAVMQKIIDEHVNLRQSQTAAVKDILDVLLEMAESGDMTITDIKSIIFVLFIAGLETTATSLEWSMSEMVRNPHIAKKLQQEIESVVGKDRPVRESDLGGMEYLQCVIKESLRLYPPGPLLLPHESTETCIVGAQRFVIPKKTRLVVNVWAIGRDPAIWKDPLTFKPERFMGKDIDIKGRDFEMLPFGSGRRGCPGAAMALGTMELALAQLMHCFDWRSEGDPAKLNMTEAFGTSLNRKESLFAIPSLRMQAGTQMFPTG